The following is a genomic window from Micromonospora cathayae.
CAGGGAGTCGGAGCCGTACTCCTCCTCGCCCTCGACGAAGATGACCACGCCGACCGGCAGCGCGTCGCCGAAGGCACGCAGCGCCGCCACGTGCGCCATGATGCCGGCCTTGTCGTCGGCCGCGCCGCGACCGTAGAGCCGGCCGTCCCGTTCGACCGCCTCGAACGGCTCGGACTCCCACAGCGACCGGTCGCCGACCGGCTGCACGTCATGGTGGGCGTAGAGCAGGACGGTGGGCGCGCCGGGTGGGGCCGGTCTGGTCCCGATCACCGCGGGCTGACCGCCGGACCGCACGATCCGCACGTCCAGCGAGCAGCCGCGCAGCAGTTCGGCCACCGCCTCGGCGGACCGCTCGACCTGCGTGTGGTCGAAGCCCTCGAACGCGATCCCGGGGATACGGACGAGGCGTTCCAGGTCGGCACGGACGCCGGGCAGTTCCCGCGCGACGGCCGCCCGCAGCTCGGACTCGGTGATGGTCGGAGAGGTCATGACCGGCATCGTATGCCGCCCTCGGCCGTCCCCGGTCGGCGGACGAGGCCGACCGTGGTCACGGGACGAGGGCGGGCACTGCGGCCGAGGCACGCCGGCGGCCCGGTCCGGAGGGCCGGCGGGGAAGGCGGACCGGCGGGAAGGCGGACCGACAGGCCGGCGGGGAAGGCGGGCCGATGGAAGTGCGGGAAGGTGGGAGGGTGGGAAGGCGCGGCCCGGGGGGACGGGGTCAGGCCGGGCGGCGGACGTAGTACCGGGCGGCGTCGTGCGGCAGCGTCGGTGCGCCGTCCACCACCAGGTCGACGCCGGCCGCCGTGTCGTCGGCGGCGAAGTGCGACCGCTCCCCGGCGTGCCAGCGGCGCAGCTCGGGCAGGATCGCCAGGCCGTCCCGGGCCACCGCGCGGGCGGTCCGCAGTTCGGTCGGCGCGGTGACCAGCACGGTCAGGGTCGACTCGGGCCGGATCACGCGGCGGGCCGCGCTCACCCCCTCCACGATCAGCACCGGCGTCACCGGCACCGGCACCGTCCGGGGCAGGAACTCCCGCCGCACCCAGCTGTACCGCCGGTAGCCGCCCGGCCGCCCGGCCCGTACCGGCGTCAGCACCTGCTCCTCCAGCCGCGGCCAGAACGTGAGCTGGTCGGCCCACCCGTCGAGCAGGTCGTCGGTGTGCACCACCGGTGGTCGCCCGCCGTCGGACCGCACGGCCAGGGCGTCCGCGAGGCGGTCGGCGAAAAGGCTCTTCCCCGCGCCGCTCGGTCCGTCGACCGCCACCAGTCGGGTACGCCCCAGCCGCGCCGGCCGGTCCAGCACCCGGCGGGCCAGTTCCGCGTACGCCTCGACGACCGCCACCACCACGAACGCCGACGCTACCGGGCCCGGAACGGCACCTCCGACACCGCACCGACGTGCACCCGGGCGGGAGCGCACAGCAGGTTCCGGCCCGGACCGGTGGTGACCATGGTGCGGGGCGTCCGAGCCTCCCGGGCCCGGGTGCTGGCCACGACGAGCCGCGCGCCACCGATCGGGTGGCGGGACCCGGTTCACCGGGTACGCCACCCCAGTTCACCGGCATGATCGGGCCGTGTCCCATTCCGTGATGAGTCCCGGTGTCGACGCCCTGCTCGAACAGGCGCGGGCCGGAGTGCGTCGGTTGACCCCGCACGAGACGGTCCAGGCCGCCGGTCGTGGTGCGCTCGTCGTCGACACCCGTACCGCTGAGCAACGGCGGGAGCAGGGCGAACTACCCGGCGTCGTGGTGATCGACCGGACCGTGCTGGAGTGGCGGCTGGACCCGGCCAGCGCCTGGTGCGTACCCGAGGCCACCGGGTACGACCTGGAGGTGGTCGTGGTGTGCCGGCAGGGCTACGCGTCCAGCCTGGCGGCGGCGAGCCTACGGGCGCTGGGGCTGCACCGGGCGACGGACATGGTCGGCGGGGTCGAGGGGTGGCTGGCGGCGGGGCTGCCGTTGTCCGACCGCCCCGCCGACGTCCGCCACTGACCGCTCAGCTCCCCATCAGGTGCAGGGTCTCGCGCGCGTAGGCGACCAGGAGGGCCTCGGTGTCGGCGTCGGACAGCAGCTTCCTGGCGTGGTTGGTCCACTGCACCCTGATCCGCGCGGTCCCCTCGACGACGGTCAGTGTGCAGATCCGGGAACTCGTCGGGCCCTCGATGACGGGCGAGTCGAGGTCGGCGGTCAGGGCGGGCGGCAGTTCGATCTGGGCGTGGTCGCCGACGCCGGAAATCTCGCGGTGGTGCGAGTACAGCCTGGGTTCGCCGGTCGGTGGCTCACCGATCTCGGTGTCGACCTGGAGCATGGACACCCCGGTCGACGGCGACCCGGTCGACAGCGCGCACCTCGAGGTGTGTCCCGTCCGGCCGGGCACCGTCCTGGTCTTCACCGGGGTGCCGCCACTCGCGGCGGACAACCGTTCGTGGTCGAGCTGGTCACAGAGGTTCTCGACCAGGTGGAACTCTCGGGCGGGCCGCTCCCCGACCGATGCCCGGCCGGGCCGGTCGGCACAGCCGGCGACAGCGAACGGCAGCATGATCGCGATGATGACCCACCGGACGGTCCGAATCGTCACCAGCGGAGTGTGCCAGCACCATCCTCAGTGGACAGCGGCAGGCCCGATGGCGACGAACGCCCGGACGCCAGGTTTGCCCCTGCCGCACGATGACCCGGCCCGGCCCGGCCCGGCCCGACCCGGGCAGGCGGGCGGGACGCACCCTGACGAGCACCGATCGACTCCGGGCGGTGGTCAGCCGCTCGGCCGCCCTCAGGCGGCGGGGGCACCGGGTGGGACGAAGGGCAGGCCGGGTGGCGGGCCGGTCTCGATCAGTCGCCACAGGGCATCGGTGTCCAGGTGCTCCTCGACCAGATCGCCGAGTACGTCCAGGGTGCGTTCCCGGGCGGCGGCGAACGAGGTGTCCGGGGCGACCCGGAAGCCGGACCGGCCGGCCTGTCGGGCCGCCTCGGTCAGGAAGCGACGGCGGAAGTCGTCGGACTCGAACGTCCCGTGCCAGTGGGTGCCGTACACCGCGCCGAGCCGGGCCCCCTCGCCCCGACCGTCGGCGTGGGTGAGCAGCGGCGGCAGGTCGGGGTCGGCCGTCGACACGTACCCGTGGTGGATCTCGTAGCCGCGTACCTCGGCCCCGCCGGGCCCGGTGCCGACCGACTGGCGGACGGTCTTGCGCGGGTCGAACGTGATCTCGATCGGCAGCAGCCCGAGGCCGGGCACGCTGCCCTGCCGGCTCTCCACGTCGTCGTGCACGGCCCGGCCGAGCATCTGGAAGCCCCCGCAGATGCCCAGCAGCGGCTTTCCTCCCGCCACGTGGGTCGCGACCGCGTCGGCCAGCCCGGTCTGCCGCAGCCAGGCCAGGTCGGCCACGGTGGACTTCGAGCCGGGCAGCACGACCAGGTCGGCGGCGGCGAGTTCGGCCGGCTCCACGGTGAGGCGTACCCGTACGCCGGGTTCGGTGGCGAGGGCCTCGACGTCGGTGGCGTTGGAGATCCGGGGCAGCCGGACCACGGCCACGTCCAGCCAGTCGTCGCCGTGGGGGGCGGCGGGCCGACCGAGCACCCGACCGTAGGCGAGCGAGTCCTCGGCGTCCAGCCACAGGTCGAGCCGCCAGGGCAGCACCCCGTACGTGGGACGACCGGTGACCCGGTGGAGCATGTCCAGCCCCGGCCGGAGCAGCCCGAGGTCACCCCGGAACTTGTTGACCACGAAGCCGGCGACGAGCGCCTGGTCGGCCGGTTCCAGCAGGGCGACGGTGCCGAACATCGAGGCGAACACCCCGCCCCGGTCGATGTCCCCCACCACGATCACCGGCAGCCCGGCGTGCCGGGCCAGCCCCATGTTCACGTAGTCGCCGGCCCGCAGGTTGATCTCGGCCGGGCTGCCGGCACCCTCGCAGATCACCACGTCGTACTCGGTACGCAGTTCCGCGAGGGCGGCGTACGCGGTCGCCGCGAGCCGGGGACGCAGGCTGCGGAAGTTGCCGGCGGTGACCGTGTCGACTGCCTCGCCGAGGAGCACCACCTGACTGGCCAGGTCGCTGCCGGGCTTCAGCAGCACCGGGTTGAACCGCAGGTCCGGGGCCAGTCCGCAGGCGGCGGCCTGCATCGCCTGGGCCCGTCCCAACTCGCCGCCCCGACCGTCCGGGCCGACCACCACCGCCGAGTTGTTGGACATGTTCTGTGCCTTGAACGGCGCGACCTTCGCCCCGCGCCGGTGCAGCCAGCGGCAGATCCCGGCGGTCAGCACGCTCTTGCCGGCATCGGACGTGGTCCCGGCGACCAGCAGCCCGCCACTCACCGAGCTGCCCACCGCCCCGCGACCCACCGGCCCGTAGCCGACCTGGCCACCACCGACCGGGCCGCCATCCACCGGCCCCCAGCTGTGCGGTCCACCACCGAACGGGCCACCATCCACCGGCCCGTGACCGACCGGCCCGTGACCGACCGGGCTGTCGCCGACCGGCTCGTAGCCGACCGGGCCGCCACCCGCCGGGCCGTCGAGGCGACCAGGCCGGCCCGGCCCGACGCGAGGACGACGGCCACACCGAGCGCGGACAGGCCGACCGCGCCGGAGATCCGGGCGGCCCGCTTGAGGTGATGGAACTCCGGTTGCGGCCCGTCGCCGAGGAAGGGCCGCACCTCGGAGCGTCCGAAGTAGACGTTCTGCCCGCCGAGCCGTACCCCGAGCGCCCCGGCCATAGCCGACTCGCACTGTCCCGCGTTGGGGCTGGGGTGGTCGTGCCGGTCACGTCGCCACACCTGCCAGGCCCGCGCCCGCTCACCCCGGGCCACCGGGGCGACCGCGACGGTGAGCAGGCCGGTCAGCCGGGCCGGGATCAGGTTGAGCAGGTCGTCCAGGCGCGCGGCGGGCGTACCGAAGCGGGCGTAGCGGGGCGAGCGGTGGCCGACCATGGCGTCCAGGGTGTTCGCCGCACGGTAGCCGAGCAGACCGGGCAGCCCGGCGACCGCGCCCCAGAACAGCGGCGCGACCACCGCGTCCGAGGTGTTCTCCGCGACCGATTCGACGGTGGCACGGGCCAGTTCCGACTCGTCCAGCGTCGACGGGTCCCGGCCGCAGAGGTGGTTCAGTCGACGGCGGGCGGCCGGCAGGTCGGCCGCCCGGAGTGTCCGGCCCATGAGTTCCGCCTCGTGGCGCAGGGTGCGACCGCCGAGCACCGTCCACGTGCCGGCGGCCACCAGCGCCGCGCGGGCCACCGGTCGCCGCCGGGTCGCCCGGACGGCCGCCGCGCCGAGCAGCACCGGCATCCCCACCGCGAGCGCGGTGAACGCCGCCCCGGAGGCCCGGTCGGGCCGGTACAGTCGCCGCTCCAGGGCACCGGCGGCCCGGCCGAAGCCGGCGACCGGATGCCACCGTCGGGGGTCGCCGAGGAGCGCGTCCAACGCGTAGCCGGCCACCAGCCCTGCCGCGTCGGCCACGGTGCCTATCTGCCGCACCCGTACCACCTCCGGGCGGTCAGCCTAGTCCGCGCTGGCACCTTCCCAGCCCGGGTGTCGTGGACCTACCAGATCCCGGGCCGGTGACGCTCCGAAGTACGCCCACGGCCCGGTGGAACGACCCGAATCTCCGCCTTCCCGCCGGCTCCGCCCGGATGACACCTCATGACCCTGGCTCCGCCCCGATGACGCTCATGGCCGTGGCTCCGCCCGGATGGCACGCTCACGACCCTGGCTCCGCCCCGGTGACACCCTCACGACCCGGGCTTCGGCCGATGACACCGCCTCGGCCCACCCCCAGGCCCGTTCGCCGTGGCACCGCCGGGGACGGCGGCGGTGCCACGGCTTGTCCCCGGCGGGACGGAGAACGGGCTGTCATGCGGGGTGTCGGACCAGGCCGAGTGGGCCCGCCTCCACACCCCGCACGGTCAGGCGGTGAGGTCAGATCCAGACCCGGGTGAGGCCACCCCTGATCCGCAGGGTCAGGCGGGCACCGGCTGCCGGCCACGCCCGCGCCGA
Proteins encoded in this region:
- a CDS encoding uridine kinase family protein produces the protein MVVAVVEAYAELARRVLDRPARLGRTRLVAVDGPSGAGKSLFADRLADALAVRSDGGRPPVVHTDDLLDGWADQLTFWPRLEEQVLTPVRAGRPGGYRRYSWVRREFLPRTVPVPVTPVLIVEGVSAARRVIRPESTLTVLVTAPTELRTARAVARDGLAILPELRRWHAGERSHFAADDTAAGVDLVVDGAPTLPHDAARYYVRRPA
- a CDS encoding rhodanese-like domain-containing protein, with amino-acid sequence MSPGVDALLEQARAGVRRLTPHETVQAAGRGALVVDTRTAEQRREQGELPGVVVIDRTVLEWRLDPASAWCVPEATGYDLEVVVVCRQGYASSLAAASLRALGLHRATDMVGGVEGWLAAGLPLSDRPADVRH
- a CDS encoding cobyric acid synthase, which codes for MSGGLLVAGTTSDAGKSVLTAGICRWLHRRGAKVAPFKAQNMSNNSAVVVGPDGRGGELGRAQAMQAAACGLAPDLRFNPVLLKPGSDLASQVVLLGEAVDTVTAGNFRSLRPRLAATAYAALAELRTEYDVVICEGAGSPAEINLRAGDYVNMGLARHAGLPVIVVGDIDRGGVFASMFGTVALLEPADQALVAGFVVNKFRGDLGLLRPGLDMLHRVTGRPTYGVLPWRLDLWLDAEDSLAYGRVLGRPAAPHGDDWLDVAVVRLPRISNATDVEALATEPGVRVRLTVEPAELAAADLVVLPGSKSTVADLAWLRQTGLADAVATHVAGGKPLLGICGGFQMLGRAVHDDVESRQGSVPGLGLLPIEITFDPRKTVRQSVGTGPGGAEVRGYEIHHGYVSTADPDLPPLLTHADGRGEGARLGAVYGTHWHGTFESDDFRRRFLTEAARQAGRSGFRVAPDTSFAAARERTLDVLGDLVEEHLDTDALWRLIETGPPPGLPFVPPGAPAA